From Actinomycetota bacterium, the proteins below share one genomic window:
- a CDS encoding GlsB/YeaQ/YmgE family stress response membrane protein, whose product MILLFILVWGMFAGWIAHLLLARNQPINWAELLVVGLAGSFVGGLLVSLLSGDGLALRPSGIIGSIIGAVILLAAWQAIRPAARRRAR is encoded by the coding sequence ATGATCCTGTTGTTCATCCTTGTCTGGGGCATGTTCGCCGGCTGGATCGCGCACCTGCTCCTGGCCCGGAACCAGCCCATCAACTGGGCCGAGCTGCTGGTCGTCGGCCTGGCCGGGTCGTTCGTCGGAGGGCTGCTGGTCAGCCTGCTCAGCGGAGACGGGCTGGCCCTGCGACCCAGCGGCATCATCGGGTCGATCATCGGCGCGGTCATCCTGCTCGCCGCCTGGCAGGCCATCCGGCCAGCCGCACGCCGCCGAGCCAGATAG